From a single Rosa rugosa chromosome 7, drRosRugo1.1, whole genome shotgun sequence genomic region:
- the LOC133720873 gene encoding cell division cycle 5-like protein: MRIMIKGGVWKNTEDEILKAAVMKYGKNQWARISSLLVRKSAKQCKARWYEWLDPSIKKTEWTREEDEKLLHLAKLMPTQWRTIAPIVGRTPSQCLERYEKLLDAACVKDENYEPGDDPRKLRPGEIDPNPESKPARPDPVDMDEDEKEMLSEARARLANTRGKKAKRKAREKQLEEARRLASLQKRRELKAAGIDNRQRKRKRKGIDYNAEIPFEKKPPPGFYDVADEDRPVDQPQFPTTIEELEGKRRVDVEAQLRKQDIAKNKIAQRQDAPSAILQANKLNDPETVRKRSKLMLPAPQISDHELEEIAKMGYANDLAGSELTEGSGATRALLANYAQTPRLGMTPSRTPQRTPSGKGDAIMMEASNLAMLRESQTPLLGGENPQLHPSDFSGVTPRKKEIQTPNLMLTPSTPGGAGLTPRIGLTPARDSFGMTPKGTPMRDELRINEDIDMHDSAKMEHRRQAELRKNLQMGLSKLPQPKNEYQIVMQPVPEDNEEPEEKIEEDMSDRIARERAEEEARQQALLRKRSKVLQRELPRPPAPSVESLRKSLLRADEDKSKVVPPTSIEQANEMITKELLSLLEHDNVKYPLDEKVDKRKKKGTKRSANGSTPTVPEIEDFEEDELKEADSMIKEEVQYLRVAMGHEDKSLDEFVEVHKTCMNDFMFFPRRNAYGASSIAGNEEKLEALQNEFENVKKKLDDDLGKAASLEKKVKVRTHGYEMRAKEVHWPKIEETFKQLDTAEKELECFRALQKQEQLAASHRINNLWEEVQKQKELERTLQKRYGGLLVEVERVQHLREKYIAQEQEQKEVAARNDLELADAAADVAVAQSTVNTSASDELAASHGETTDPQVDGIDVDAEKKDDMTVTTDVNVPNNTPSAAEGENDIPLQGTSGEGSDTHLSTSDGIYPSGVAAQDSVSNGDAVSGTVDNVLPTEKLTSTDVANDQVVGAEVAGDDGLVSADATTVSAEVVDLAENAPTQI, from the exons ACCGAGTGGACTAGAGAAGAGGATGAGAAACTTCTTCATCTTGCTAAGCTCATGCCTACGCAGTGGAGAACAATTGCCCCAATCGTTGGTCGTACTCCATCTCAATGCCTTGAAAGGTACGAGAAGCTCCTTGATGCAGCCTGTGTCAAGGATGAGAACTATGAACCAGGTGATGATCCCCGAAAATTGCGGCCTGGAGAGATTGACCCCAATCCTGAGTCTAAGCCTGCTCGTCCGGATCCTGTTGATATGGATGAGGATGAGAAGGAAATGCTTTCTGAGGCACGAGCTCGGTTGGCCAACACCAGGGGAAAGAAGGCCAAAAGAAAGGCTAGAGAGAAACAGCTGGAGGAAGCCAGAAGGCTTGCTTCCCTACAGAAAAGGAGAGAATTAAAGGCTGCTGGGATTGATAATAGGCAGCGGAAGAGGAAAAGGAAGGGGATAGACTACAACGCTGAAATTCCCTTTGAGAAGAAGCCTCCTCCAGGCTTTTATGATGTTGCTGATGAAGATAGACCAGTTGACCAGCCTCAGTTCCCTACGACTATTGAGGAGCTTGAAGGGAAGAGAAGGGTTGATGTGGAAGCTCAGTTGAGGAAACAAGATATCGCAAAGAATAAAATTGCTCAGAGGCAGGATGCTCCATCAGCGATATTGCAAGCCAACAAGTTGAATGATCCAGAAACAGTTAGGAAGAGATCAAAGCTTATGCTTCCTGCGCCTCAGATTTCAGATCATGAGTTGGAGGAAATTGCAAAGATGGGCTATGCAAATGATCTTGCTGGGAGTGAACTCACAGAAGGAAGTGGTGCAACTCGAGCCCTTCTTGCAAATTATGCCCAGACACCAAGGCTGGGAATGACACCTTCACGTACGCCCCAAAGAACACCTTCTGGTAAAGGTGATGCTATCATGATGGAAGCTTCAAATTTGGCCATGTTGAGAGAGTCTCAGACACCATTGTTAGGAGGAGAGAATCCACAGTTGCACCCATCAGATTTTTCTGGTGTCACTCCTAGAAAAAAGGAAATCCAGACACCAAATTTGATGCTTACTCCTTCAACTCCTGGAGGTGCAGGTCTTACTCCTAGGATTGGCTTGACCCCGGCAAGGGATTCTTTTGGCATGACACCGAAGGGGACTCCAATGAGGGACGAGCTTCGTATCAATGAAGATATTGATATGCATGATAGTGCAAAGATGGAGCATCGGAGACAGGCTGAGTTAAGGAAAAACTTGCAGATGGGTCTAAGCAAGTTACCACAGCCCAAAAATGAGTACCAGATAGTCATGCAGCCAGTTCCAGAAGATAATGAAGAACCTGAGGAGAAGATTGAAGAAGATATGTCTGATAGGATTGCTAGAGAAAGGGCTGAGGAAGAAGCACGACAGCAGGCATTACTTAGGAAGAGATCAAAAGTACTGCAGAGGGAGCTCCCTAGGCCTCCTGCTCCTTCAGTGGAATCTCTGAGAAAGTCCTTGTTGAGAGCAGATGAAGATAAGAGTAAAGTTGTTCCTCCTACTTCAATTGAGCAGGCCAATGAAATGATTACGAAGGAGCTTCTTAGTTTACTAGAGCATGATAATGTGAAATACCCACTTGATGAGAAAGTAGATAAGCGGAAAAAGAAAGGTACCAAGCGCAGTGCAAATGGCTCTACTCCTACTGTCCCTGAGATAGAAGACTTTGAAGAAGATGAACTGAAGGAG GCTGATTCAATGATAAAGGAAGAGGTTCAGTATCTTCGTGTTGCAATGGGACATGAAGATAAATCCCTCGATGAATTTGTTGAAGTACACAAGACATGCATGAATGATTTCATGTTTTTTCCTAGGCGCAATGCTTATGGTGCATCAAGTATTGCTGGAAATGAGGAGAAACTTGAGGCTTTGCAGAATGAGTTTGAGAATGTGAAGAAGAAGTTGGATGATGATCTTGGGAAGGCAGCGAGCCTTGAAAAAAAGGTTAAAGTTCGAACACATGGTTATGAG ATGCGAGCTAAAGAAGTTCATTGGCCAAAAATTGAGGAAACTTTCAAGCAGTTGGACACTGCTGAAAAAGAACTCGAGTGCTTCCGTGCTCTGCAGAAGCAAGAACAACTTGCAGCCTCACACCGGATAAACAATCTTTGGGAAGAAGTTCAAAAACAAAAGGAGCTTGAGCGAACTTTACAAAAGCGGTATGGGGGTCTTCTAGTGGAGGTGGAAAGGGTACAACACCTTAGAGAAAAATACATAGcgcaagaacaagaacaaaaagaagtTGCAGCCAGAAATGATCTTGAGTTGGCTGACGCTGCAGCAGATGTGGCCGTTGCGCAGTCAACTGTTAATACAAGTGCCTCAGATGAGCTTGCTGCATCTCATGGTGAAACTACTGATCCACAAGTGGATGGTATAGATGTTGATGCAGAAAAGAAGGATGATATGACAGTTACCACGGATGTAAATGTACCTAACAACACGCCTTCTGCTGCAGAGGGTGAGAATGACATACCATTACAAGGTACAAGTGGTGAAGGTTCTGATACTCACCTTTCTACCTCAGATGGGATCTACCCCAGTGGTGTTGCAGCTCAAGACTCTGTTAGCAATGGAGATGCTGTTTCAGGCACTGTGGATAATGTGCTTCCTACTGAAAAGCTAACAAGTACCGATGTGGCCAATGACCAAGTTGTTGGGGCAGAAGTAGCCGGAGATGATGGTCTTGTCAGT